The Pseudofrankia inefficax genome window below encodes:
- a CDS encoding WD40 repeat domain-containing protein, protein MEFSPAGATDNVTSVAFSPNGHTLAAGGGNNTVRLWNVSNPAGPTPLGQPLVGPANPTPFGQPRAGPTDAVNSVAFSPNGHTLAAGGLDATVQLWDVTEAARARPLGTPLTGPVHSVTSVAFAPDGRTLAAGSADTRVWRWNVTNPARPTPLNPLDGPAGAVTSVAFSPNGHTLALGGSDDAVWLWSVTNPTSPTPLGTPLIGPSDAVASVAFSPDGHTLAAGSSDDKVWLWNVSNPANPTALDPLAGHTGSAFSVAFSPDGHALAAAGLSTVRLWQSPLPTNAPPRSVASTQVPLGQPLTGPTRDVYSVAFSPDGHTLAGGSADGTVWLCDVTNPARPAPLGQPLPNGVVFSVAFSPDGRTLAAGSQDTVGLWNVTNPASPTPLGRPLTGPTGQVRSVAFSPDGQRLAAGSGASVWLWNVADPTRPISLRVPSYAPTVNSVAFSPDGHTLAAGSGDDEVWLWNVTDPASLTPLGQPVTGPHSGVNSVAFSPDGHTLAAGSTDDTVSLWTLR, encoded by the coding sequence TGGCGTTCTCGCCGAACGGTCACACTCTCGCCGCGGGCGGCGGCAACAACACGGTTCGGCTGTGGAACGTCAGCAACCCGGCCGGCCCGACCCCGCTCGGCCAACCCCTCGTCGGCCCCGCCAACCCCACGCCCTTCGGCCAACCGCGCGCAGGCCCGACCGATGCCGTGAACTCGGTGGCGTTCTCCCCCAACGGCCACACCCTCGCCGCCGGCGGCCTTGATGCCACGGTCCAACTCTGGGACGTCACCGAAGCCGCCCGCGCCAGGCCCCTCGGCACACCCCTCACCGGCCCCGTCCACAGCGTGACCTCGGTAGCGTTCGCTCCGGACGGCAGGACTCTCGCCGCCGGCAGCGCCGACACCCGAGTCTGGCGGTGGAACGTCACCAACCCGGCCCGCCCCACACCCCTCAACCCGCTCGACGGCCCCGCCGGTGCCGTGACCTCGGTGGCGTTCTCGCCGAACGGACACACCCTCGCCCTCGGTGGCTCGGACGACGCCGTCTGGCTGTGGAGCGTCACCAACCCAACCAGCCCCACGCCTCTCGGCACCCCGCTGATCGGCCCGAGCGATGCCGTTGCCTCGGTGGCGTTCTCCCCGGACGGGCACACCCTCGCCGCCGGCAGCTCCGACGACAAGGTCTGGCTCTGGAACGTCAGCAACCCGGCCAACCCCACCGCCCTCGACCCGCTCGCCGGCCACACCGGCTCAGCGTTCTCGGTGGCATTCTCCCCGGATGGCCACGCCCTCGCCGCCGCCGGCCTCTCCACCGTCCGGCTCTGGCAGTCGCCACTCCCCACCAACGCACCGCCGCGGTCGGTGGCGTCCACCCAGGTCCCCCTCGGCCAACCGCTGACCGGCCCGACCAGGGACGTGTATTCAGTAGCGTTCTCCCCGGACGGCCACACCCTCGCCGGCGGCAGCGCGGACGGCACGGTCTGGCTGTGCGACGTGACCAACCCGGCCCGCCCCGCGCCCCTCGGCCAGCCCCTCCCCAATGGAGTGGTGTTCTCGGTGGCGTTCTCCCCAGACGGCCGCACCCTCGCCGCAGGTTCGCAGGACACGGTCGGCCTGTGGAATGTCACCAACCCGGCAAGCCCCACGCCCCTCGGCCGGCCCCTCACCGGCCCGACCGGTCAGGTGCGCTCGGTGGCATTCTCCCCGGACGGCCAGAGGCTCGCCGCTGGCTCAGGCGCCAGCGTCTGGCTCTGGAACGTCGCCGACCCCACCCGCCCCATTTCGCTCCGTGTGCCTTCCTACGCTCCGACCGTGAACTCGGTGGCATTCTCCCCCGACGGCCACACCCTTGCCGCCGGCAGCGGCGACGACGAAGTCTGGCTGTGGAACGTCACCGACCCGGCAAGCCTCACGCCCCTCGGCCAACCCGTCACCGGCCCCCACAGCGGCGTCAACTCGGTGGCGTTCTCCCCGGACGGCCACACCCTCGCCGCCGGCAGCACGGACGACACGGTCTCGCTCTGGACACTGCGTTAG